CCCCTCAAAAAAAGAAAGTCGAATTCGCTACCACGTTCAAAAAAGTGTACCGTACTTCAAATAAAGCAAGCAAATAAACGGAGTATGAAATTGAAAAGAACGTGAAGATGGAAAGTGTTAATGGTAATAAAAAACACAAAAGGTTGAGCGTTGCTGAATTGAGAAAATGTAAAGGCTTTGAAAATATTTCTGATACGGAAGCAGAAGAAACAATAATTGCTTTGGAAAAATTATCAATCCTGTTTTATGAATTATACATGAAACAAAAACATAGCAAGCAAAAACTAACAATTATAAAAGGAGGTGATCTTGATGGAGAACAACGAAACGCTGCTTAAAAAATTTGCTAAAGGCAAAGGAGCAGCATTGAAAGATGAGTCTATTCAAAATTGCGTTATTTACACAAGGGTGAGTTCCAAAGAACAAATGGACACCAATCAAAGTTTGGAGTGGCAAAAAAAGTACTGCCTCGAGTACGCCATTAAAAACAAGTTGGACATTAAAGGTTATTTTGGAGGAACTTATGAAAGTGCGAAAAGCGATGAACGGAAAGAGTTTACTCGAATGCTCAAATTTGTAAAAGCGAGTAAAGAAAAAATCTCTTTCATTTTAGTTTATAGTTTGGATCGATTCAGTAGGACTGGAGATAGCGCAATTTTTATAGCGAGCGAATTAAAAAAGACCGGAGTAAGTATCATGGCTGTTACACAACCAATTGATACAAACTCCCATGCCGGAGCATTGCAACAAAACATCCAATTCATCTTTGGTAAATACGATAACGATTTGCGAAGACAGAAAACGATTGATGGTATGCGAGAGAAATTATTAAGAGGCGAGTGGATTGGTAATGCACCAACAGGATATGCTTTTGTAAAAGGTGCGCCCACCCAAACTATTATTTTTAGTGATAAAGGAGAAGCTATTAAGCAAGCTTTTATTTGGCGAGCTAATGGAATGACCTACGATCAAATTATTGAAAAATTAAAATGCTTGGGTATTAATATGCCTAAGCAGACCCTTGGCGGCATATTTTCGAACCCTTTTTATTGTGGGTTCATGTCGCACAATTTATTGAATGGCGAAGTGATTAAAGGAAAGCACCCTCCTTTAATTGATGAAGATTTATTTCTAAGGGCAAACGAACTCAAGAAGACCGATGGCTTTAAAGTCAATAAAGCCAATGATAACCTGCCATTGAAGGTATTTGTAAAAGATGCAGAAACTGGAGCCCCTTTCACCGGATATATCGTGAAGAAGAAGGGGCTTTATTATTATAAGGTAAATAGGATCGGAATTAAGGTAAACCGAAGCATTAAAATCATGCACGGCAAGTTTGAAGAATTGCTTTCAAATTATACGGTAAATTCCGCCTACGTGGAGCCTTTAGAAAAACAACTGCGCTATACTTGGGAGAACCTAACAGAAACCAGCACGAGCGAGAAAAAAGCCCTTTCTTTGAAACTTAACGAGGTTGAGGAGGAGTTCTATAATTTGCGTAAAAGACACGCAATTGGGTCTGTAAGTTTGGACATTTATGAGGAATTTTCGACTGAAATGAAGAAGCGTAAAGAGGGCATTATGGAGTCCCTTGAAAAGTTGGAACAAAAATTATCGAACCCTAAAGAATTGATAAATTTTGCTTGCCGATTATCGGCAAACCTCGCACCTGTGTGGGCTTCGGGGGACTATTACCAAAAGCAAACTTTCCAAAATGTGGTATTTCCTTCCGGTTTGGTATATGATACGAAAATCGAGCATTATCGAACCCCTGAAGTAAATCGTGTGATTGCCCAAATCGCCCTATTATCAAAGGGTTTGGGGGAAATAAAAAAACCGGACTTCTCAAATTTTGAAGAGAAGTCCGGTCTAGTACCCGGGACCGGAGTCGAACCGGTACGGTTTCCCACAGGTGTTTGAGACCAGCGCGTCTACCAATTCCGCCACCCGGGCATTTTATTTTTCTTCATTTTGTGCTGTGAAGAAAACAGCTTTGTCCACCATCCCGATAGCTATCGGGACCGCCATCCGGCATTGATTTTTTGGGAAAGCGGGACGCAAAACTACCTAAATGTTTTTGATTAGCAAAAAAATATCGCTAAAACCGTTAAAATTCTTTGCCCAAACTGCATTTTTTGCTACATTTGCAACCCTTATAAAAAAGGCAATGAACTATAAAGTAAAAATATTCTCAGGATCTACTACCCGTACATTAGCGGAAAACATCGCTAAAACATACGGACAAGAATTGGGCAAAGTATCCCTGCTTCGCTTTAGCGATGGGGAAATGCAGACTTCTTATGAAGAAACGGTACGTGGAAGCGATGTATTCATCATCCAATCGACCATGCCTCCTGTTGACAATTTATTTGAACTTTTATTGATGATTGATGCGGCAAAGCGCGCTTCTGCCCACCAAATTATTGCCGTTTTACCTTATTTCGGATATGCCCGTCAGGATCGTAAAGACCAACCCCGTGTTGCTATTGGAGCTAAAATGGTGGCGAATCTTTTATCTGCTGCCGGTGCTACCCGTATCATTACCATGGACTTACATGCCGACCAGATTCAAGGATTTTTTGACTTCCCGGTTGACCACTTATACGCTTCTTCTATCTTTTTACCTTATATCCAAGGATTAAACTTGCCAAACTTAACTATGGCTGCACCGGATATGGGTGGATCTAAAAGAGCAAACGCTTATGCTAAGTTTTTGAAGTCGGATATCGTTATCTGCTACAAACAACGCGCAAAAGCAAATGTGATTGAAAGCATGACCGTTATTGGTGATGTAGAAGGAAAAGATATTGTTTTGGTAGATGATTTGATTGATACTGGCGGAACATTAACAAAAGCAGCGGATATGATGTTGGACAGAGGCGCAAACAGTGTTCGTGCTGTCTGTACACATGCTGTATTGTCCGGCAAAGCTTACGAAAATATTGAAAAGTCAAGAATAACAGAATTGGTGGTAACAGATACCATTCCATTAACGCAACAAAGCAGCAAAATTAAAGTAGTATCGGTTGCCGATTTATTCGCAAAAGTGTTACACAGCGTACACAGCTTCGAATCCATCAGCTCTAACTTTATTGTATCATAATATTAAACACATTGCGCCAAATATTTATAAACGTTGATTGGCTGGCGCAACAATCAACTAACAAATAAACCAAAACAAAATGAAATCAGTATCTATTAGCGGTTCGCCACGTGCGAACGTAGGGAAAACAGATGCAACTGCTTTGAGAAATGCAAAGCGAGTACCATGTGTATTGTACGGAGGTAAAGAACAAGTTCACTTTTCTGTGTTAGAAGCAGATTTTAAAGACTTGATTTATACACCACATGTAAATACAGTGGACTTAGACGTTGACGGAAAAAAATTCAAAGCAATTTTACAAGAAGCACAATTCCACACTGTAAAAGATCATCTTTTACATGTTGACTTTTTAGAAATCGTTGCCGGAAAACCTGTAACCATGAATATCCCAGTTAAAACTACCGGAACATCTCCAGGAGTTAGAAATGGTGGTAAGTTGAACAAAAAATTAAAAACATTAAGAGTAAAAGGATTAGTAGAAAAAATGCCGGATACAATTGATATCGCTATCGATACATTGGAAATCGGACAAGGTGTACGTGTAAGTGATCTTAAATTTGATGGCTTAACATTCTTAAACGCTCCAAACGTAACTGTTGTGAGTGTTCAAGTAACACGTGCGGTTGCTGCTGAAGAAGCGAAAACTGCAACGCCTGCTGCTGCAACACCTGCGGCTGCGGCTGCTGCGAAACCTGCTGCTAAGAAATAATTTTTTCTTAAAACAGAATAAAACCCCGAGGAATTACCTCGGGGTTTTTTATTTTCGTAATTTTGAAGTATGAGCAAATTTTTAATTGTTGGCTTAGGAAATATTGGTGACGAGTACGAAAATACCCGCCACAATATCGGATTCACTATTTTAGATACCATCGCGCAAGAAAACAATTTCAAATTCACAGTTGACAAACTCGCGTCCATTGCCACCTATAAGTTCAAAGGCAAAACATTGATTTTAATCAAACCGTCAACCTACATGAACTTAAGCGGAAAAGCCGTAAATTACTGGATGCAAGCTGAGAAAATACAAAAGGAAAACATCCTTGTCCTAACAGACGACCTCGCGCTCCCCTTCGGCTCCGTGCGTATGAAAGGAAAAGGAAGTGATGGCGGACACAATGGCTTAAAAAACATTCAGGAAACTCTCGCCAGCTCCGAATATCCTCGTTTACGATTTGGAGTAGGCAACGAATTTTCAAAAGGAAAACAAGTGGATTATGTTTTAGGAAAATGGACCGATGAAGAAAAAAAAGCGCTGGAGCCACGTGTTAAACTCGCTATTGAAATGATTCAAGGATTTGCAACCATTGGATTACAGCGCACCATGAGTGCATACAACAATAAATAATTCCAAAACTACTAAACATGAAATTCTCCGTATTCACGAATTCCTTCAGAGAAAAGAATAAAAACATGAGTAAAAAAACTACTCTCCTCTTGATAGCTATCATTTCATCCTTTTGTGCAAGTGCACAACTTTTGTACACCTTTGATAGTGTTAAAACAACATCCGGATTAATTGATCCAAGTCCTGTTCCGGTTGTTACCGGAATTACTTGTGGTAGCTTCTCTGCCTCAGGAACACCTCCCAACTCTTTGGCTGCAGCTCGTTTTGATTTTTCCGACTGGTCACTTGGTTCTGTTGGTGGTCTTGCAGATACATTGTTTTCCGGAATGACAGGATCAATAAATACTGCGGAATATTATGAAGTTACTTTAACTCCACAAGCAGGATATTCCATGACCGGTGACACCATTAAATTCAGTTTCGAACGTTCAGGAACCGGTGTTCGCTCCTACGCTGTTCGCTCCAGCTTAGATGGATACACTGCTAATTTAACTGCTGTATACGGACTTCCTACAACAAATGTAGATGTTCAAGCAGGCAATATCTTTTTCCTTAAAAAAGACATCACCACCATTCAAAACAGAAACATCATTGTACTCGGTGCTGCTTTCGTTAACTTGGTTACTCCTGTTACGTTCCGCTTTTATGCATGGAATGCGGAAGCACCAACCGGAACATTCAGTATCGACAATGTAAATTTTATCGGTAGCGCAACTCTTGCAACCGGAATCTCTGAAAAGAACAACTTCACCATCACGTGTATCCGAATCCTTCTTCTAACGGAGTGTTTACCCTCGACTTAAACAATGCTGCAGGTAAATCAACCATTCGAGTGTATGATATTGTCGGAAACGTTATTCACACTTCTGAAACAACATCCAACACCAAACAAACACTTGACTTGTCAACCGTTGCCAATGGAAGTTACTTTGTTTCAATCACAAACAACACTACTACAACAACCAAGAAAATTGTTGTAAATAAATAAGCAATCCGCATTTAATAGAACGTCCTCAACCGAATATTCGTGGGAGGACGTTTTTGTTTTTATCTTTGTTTAACCTTGGAAAAAACCGAACACATCAGTACGATTGTCAAATCACTACCGGACAACCCCGGTGTGTACCAGTATTATGATGCTGAAGGAAAAATAATCTATGTAGGGAAAGCAAAAAATTTAAAAAAAAGGGTTTCCTCCTATTTCAATAAAGATCAATCCGAAAACGGTAAAACGCAAATTCTTGTCAAAAAGATTGTCGACATAAAATTTATCATTGTTGATACAGAGTTAGATGCACTCCTGCTCGAAAATAACCTCATTAAAAAATATCAACCGCGTTATAATGTTTTATTAAAAGACGATAAAACTTACCCGTGGATTTGTATTAAAAATGAACGCTTCCCTCGTGTATTTACCACACGCAATATTGTAAAAGATGGCTCTGTCTACTTTGGTCCGTATGCATCTGTAAAAGTTATGCATACCGTTTTGGATTTAATTAAACAATTGTTCAAACTGAGAAACTGTAACCTCAACCTCACAGAAGAAAACATCCAAGCAAAAAAGTTTAAAGTCTGCTTGGAATACCACATCGGCAATTGCAAAGCACCTTGCATCGCCAATGAAACGGAAGAGGAATACAATCAAACAATCGCAAACATCAAAGAAATTATCAAAGGAAATATCAATTCCGCTTCCAAACATTTAAAAAGCATTTTGCAAACGCATGTTGAAAAACTGGAATTCGAAAAAGCACACATCATCAAAGAAAAAATTGATGCTCTTGAAAAATTTCAAAGCAAATCAACTGTTGTTAGTCCAACCATCACCAATGTAGATGTGTTTTCCATTACTTCTGATGAAAAAAACGCCTACGTTAATTTTCTAAAAGTGGTGAATGGCTCCATCATTCAAGGCCATACCATTGAATTAAAAAAGAAGCTGGACGAAAGCGATCAGGAGCTATTGGCCCTTTCCATTGTTGAGCTGCGCGAACGTTTTCACAGCGATGCCAAAGAAGTAATTGTTCCATTTGAAATTGAAACTGAATTTCCCGGAATCGAATTTACTGTTCCGCAACGTGGTGATAAAAAACATTTGTTAGAGCTGTCCGAACGAAATGTGAATTATTACAAACGTGAAAAAATAAAACAAGAAAGTTTAATCGACCCGGAACGCCATACCAAACGCATTTTGGAACAAATGAAAAAAGATTTGCGTTTGACGGAAGAGCCTCGCCACATTGAATGTTTTGACAATTCGAACTTTCAAGGTGCGTATCCGGTTGCGGCCATGACTGTTTTTAAAGACTGCAAACCAAGTAAAAAAGATTATCGTCACTTCAATATTAAAACCGTTGAAGGCCCTGATGATTTTGCATCGATGGAAGAAATTATTTACAGACGCTATAAACGTGTACAAGAAGAAAACCAATCGATGCCACAACTGATTGTAATTGATGGCGGGAAAGGACAGTTAAGCTCAGCATTAGAAAGTCTGGATAAATTAGGATTAAGAGGGAAAGTAGCCATTATCGGGATTGCTAAAAAATTAGAAGAAATTTATTTCCCAGGAGATTCTATTCCATTGTACCTCGACAAACGAAGTGAATCCTTAAAGATTATTCAGCAGATTCGCGATGAAGCACATCGTTTTGGAATTACGCATCACCGAAGCAAACGTGATAAAGGAACACTCAAAACAGAACTTACTGAAATCAAAGGAATCAGCGACACCACGGCACAAAAATTATTGTCGCATTTCAAGTCCGTTAAAAAAGTAAAAGAAGCAACAGAGGTTGAATTAGCTGAGATTGCCGGAAAAGCAAAAGCCAAACTGATTATTGATTTTTATAAATCGCAACCCTAAAGTTATCGTATTGCAGTTTTTTGTTTGCTGGATTCCACAAGTAAACAGATAAAATATCGTTGGCATTGTAAAATGCAGGTAAGTTAAAATAAAATTCTCCTTTTTGAATTCCTGAACTCCCTTTATAAAAATCAGCAAGCAAACAGCTTTGGTAGTGTTTTGTTTTGCCTCTGTTTGCGGTTGTCACCACCACTTTTATGCCTGTAAGATCTTGACTCATAAAATCAAATCCCACTTTTAGTGAAAGATTATTTTTGCTATTCAATTCATTTACACCAACCTGATAGGAAACACCAAATTCAATTAAGGTATCCAATTTTGAAACGGATGAACGGAATTTTTCTGAATACATCACTTGATCAAAGCCGGTAAAATGTTTGTTTTCATTTTTTTCAAAGTCGGTGAATTCATTCGCAACTACCTGCTTTTTTTCTAATTGCAACAGCTCTTCTATTGATTTTCGTTTAAATCCTGTGCTTCGCTTATACACCGTTATTTTCCCATTTCCCGCAACCGGTTCAATTACCGATGCCACAATTGGATAATACCTCAACACATCCGAAAACAAAAATTGGTCTTGGATAACAACATAATCCCATTTCGACCAAAACAAGGTAATTGCTGCATTGTCGCGGTTTGTTTGATACACCGTATACCCTTTTCGATTCATCATGTACAAAGGAATGTTGGTAGAATAGGCATCTATCACCAGCATTTTTGAATCAGCCGGTATTCCAATTTGGTCTAAAAAGGTTGCTGCTCCTTCAAAATTTTTCCGTGTAATCTCTACCCGATCGTCATTCCCTGCTGTATATCGTTCCCGCTGATTTTTTCGTGAATCTCCAAACATAAACATCATACAGATCACGCTAAAGAAAAAGAAGAACAACTTTCGAGTTTCCGTTTCGATGGAAATATTTTTTATGGAAAGTAAAAAGAGCAGTACGACCGGGACAAAAAGGGAATCTAAAAAATAATAATCGTGATCGAAGTACTGAGCTGCCATTAATAAAAAATAAAGCACCGCACCTCCTCCAACAAAAAATAAATTAAACCACATGGCTTTATTTTCAATACTTCTCGTCCTTCGGAAGGATAAGAATGTTAAAGCAACCGCTAATACTAACAAGACCAGATGCCAAAAGGTATAATATTGTAGCAACCAATGATCATAGATGTATTGAATAATGACAATGAATTCAGAAAAACTCTTTGCTGGTAAAAATTTATCTAGAAACATATTGCCATAGACGATTCCGATGTGCACATTGTATCTGAAATACATGCCAAACAGAATAAATGCCAACAAAAAAGCAATCACTTCTTGCTTGACAATTTTCTTCTGTTTTATTGCCACATAGGATTGTTGCATCACCAGTCCGATTAGAAAAATCAAAAAGGGCAAACGAATGAGGGCTGCGAGGAGAAAAAACAAAATACTCCAGTAAAAATGTGTTTTGTTCCCTTCCGTTTTATAAGCGTGAAAAAAATAATAGGCAATAAACACAAATGCGATTGCAGGAACGCAAGGAATGAATCCTGCTTGATAATACGTATAGAGAGGAGAAAAGAAAACAAAAGCAACAACCACCCATGATTTCAATTCAGATTGAGTCATCTTTTTAGCCAGCAGATACAAGAATGTTAATCCGGTAATACTGATACAAATCGTATACAACCTAAATACAATTGGAGAGGTTGTCCCGAACAGCTTCATTAACAGCGCAACAATAAATTCGTTCAATGGAAAATCCATTCGGGTAACGCCATCCAACGTTTGAAGATTAAACGTTGCCGGATGGAAGATATCAAATCCATTTTGCAAAAACTGCAAGGCAATTGCATAGCGTTCGCTTTGTGTCCAAGCATGGATAAACGAAGGAGGAAGAAAAATGGTTGTGCGATACAACAATGCACTCACAGCAAATAAAAACAATACAAGTAAGAGTATCGACTTTTTATTGGCGCGATTCATTCTGAAAAATTAAGATAGTTTATCGGTCAGCAACTTCATTTCAATTGCCGGAGAGATTTTTTCGTATACAATATTGTAAACCGCATCGGTGATGGGCATATTTACTTTGTACTTCTTATTGATTTCGTAAATACACTTTACTCCGTAATATCCTTCCGCCACCATGTTCATCTCCAATTGTGCGTAACGCACGGAGTAGCCTTTACCAATCATGTTTCCAAACATTCGGTTTCGACTGAATTGTGAATACGCTGTAACCAGCAAATCGCCTAAATAGGCTGAACTTTTAATATCACGATCGATGGGATGCACCACATCTACGAATGCTTTAATTTCCTGAATGGCATTTGAAATCAAAACCGCTTGAAAATTATCACCATACCCTAAACCGTGACAAATTCCACTAGCGATAGCAAATACATTTTTTAATACGGCCGAATATTCTGTCCCGAAAATATCATCCGAAACCGTTGTTTTGATGTAACGGCAGTTTAATTGCGATGCTACATAGCTTGCCATTTCCGTATTTTGAGAAGCAATGGTTAAATACGATAATTTTTCCATGGCCACTTCTTCAGCATGACATGGTCCGGTAATCACACCAATGTTTTCTAGAGGAATATTAAATTGCGTATTAAAAAATTCACCGACAATTAAATTATGTTCGGGCACAATTCCTTTGATGGCAGAAAAAACTTTTTTGTTTTTAAAATCTGCTTCAGTAAGTTCTTTTAAGGCATCTTTTAAAAAGGCAGAAGGAACCGCCATAATCAAAATGTCTGCTTTTGAAATCACACTTTTTAAATCAGGACTCAAAACCAATTTAGACGTTTCAAACTCAACCGATGTTAAATAATTCGGGTTGTGTTTGTATTTATTGATGTGGTCAACAACGGTTTGATTACGCACCCACCAATGCACTTCTTTTGCATTGTTGCACAGCATTTTAACAATGGCTGTTGCCCAACTTCCACCACCAATTACGGCTATTTTATGTGTTTCACTCATGAGTAGTCATTAAATAATGTCCTAATTTATGTTTTTTATGGGAATTAGCGTAAAAAATAATGTGCAGTGCTTCCTAGCAAAACCAACCAAATGAATCCAACTAGCAAATAGCTTTTGTTTTCTTTTATCCAAATAATACTTATGATGATCAGCAGTATTGTGAAAACAGAATAGGAAATTATTCCGCCCACCACTACTGCATTGTTCTTGTATACAAATTCGACTTCGTGCTGACCAGGCGGGAAATAAACCGACATGGTCAAATAATTTGATAAAAGTATTTCTGTTTCTTTTCCATCAATATATGCTTTCCAGCCTACATATTTATTCTGCAACAACGTCAATAATTGTGGTGATTGAGCAATTCCTCCCACCACAATTTGGTCAGGTTGAAAAGAAGCCACCCATGCATCCGACATCTCCAAGACGGAAGGCTTCATCGCTGATGCAATCTTTTTCAAATCCTCATCCTTCAGTACAACCGTTGCCGGAGAAATTTTTATCTTTTTTTGCTTCAAATCTATTTCCGAATAAGCTTCGGAAGAAAAATACACCAACGGATTGTGCAACATTGAATCGTAAAGCGGACGCAGCGAATCCAACATCATTACTTGATTCTTAAAACAAAATGAATTAAACACATCTGCTGAAACACGTTTGTGGAAACCACTTGTATTGCGATAGAGTCCGTGTTTTTGTCCAATCTCTTCGGTGTTTTCAGAAATAGTATTCATCGCAGGAATTGGAAATCCCTTTGGTAAGGTAGCTACGTAATCGTGAAGCTCCTTTGGTGATGTTTGTGAAAAACCTACATACGCAAGGTTCAATTGAGTTGCTGCCACCATATCCACAACAACAAAAAGTGCAATTACAGTTAATCGATATTTCTCAGATACTTTAATAATCGTTAATAAAAGCGCTACCAATACTACCAACTGGATTGTTCCTTGCAAAACAATGTTCTGATAAAAATTTGCCGCCCGGATAAAATCAAAAATTGTTTCGTAATCTGCGAAAAAGAAGAAGGATGCACTGTTGTTTTTTATAACAGCAACAATTAACAGAATTAGGACTAAACCGATTAAAACAGAAATAGTTTTCACCAGCTTGTCTTTGCTGATGACAAACGAAGAAAGAGTAAATGCTAGTTGCTTTCCGCCCAACAAGAGTAGTATTAAAATGCTAAACAAACTGAAGTAACTCGGGAAACGAAACAAGTTCATAAACGGAAAAACACTGTACAGCAATTTATGAACGGGAGTATACGAACCAAAAGAAGCAAGCAAACAGAAAAAAGCAAAACCTAATAATACTTTTTCAATTCCGGTTTTACTTCTAATCAATGCTAAAATAATAAATGGGAGAATACTTATTCCAATATAAACATTGCTCATCGAAGGGTCCGTATTATAAAAATCGGTGCTGTTTACTGTGGAGAATGGAACCAACAATGAAAGCAAAGATTGTGGCGACAAGGGATTGACCGATGCACTTTTATAATCCATTCCACTCAAGCGATCGATGTAGGGCTTTACTTGGAAAAATACAACAAGCACAACGGTAGAAAGAGCGGTGGTTAAAAAGACAAAAAGCGCATTTAGTTTTAGTAATCGAAAAACAAGTTCTTTCTTTTTTGCTCGTAGCGCTACAATTATAAAATACGCTGTTATTGCTAAAAACAAATAAGCAAGAATAAAAGTGAACGTATGATTCCCTCCTGTTAAATTAAAAAACATAAATAAGGAGGCATACACCGCATATTTGAATTTACGTTCAACATGCATTTTGTAATAATTCAACAAAATAAAAGGCAACCAAGCTGCACCAATTACTGCGTAAAAATGCTGAACGTGAGCAACAAAAAATCCGCTCAGCATATAACTCACCCCAACAATAAATGCCACCTTTTTATTCTCATGAAAACACAAGGAAAAGAAATACATTCCAACACCTGCGACAAATGCATAAAAAACAAATAGTAGTTGCACCACATAATTGCTTTGTCCGATGGTCATACTCAAAAGCAATGATTCCAAATACCAGGTAGGACCTTGTAAATCGGCATGAATGGGATAACCCAATTGTTGATAAGGATTCCAAAAAGGGAATACGTGATTTTGAATGCTCTCAGAAATGGAATGTCGCCAGGGAATCCAGCAATTAATCATATCATGCGTCACCGAATATTTCAAAAATGAAATCTGCCAGTAACCCACAATTGCAATAATCAGCAATAAGGTGATGTAGATAAAATGATTCTCTTTTGCTTTTTGTTGTTCAAGCAACATGCAATGGATTTATAAAATGCCTATATCGATTCAAAAATCGGTCCTTCTCTTTTCACTACATTTTTTTCTGTCAACGAAGTGAATATTTTATTCAACTGATTTTTTGATATTCCTGTCGCTTCACTCACTGTTGCTACCGTTGCCTGATTTTGTTTTTTCACCTCATCCAACACTTTCTGTTCTTCTTCGGTTAAAACAACAACCGCTTTTTTCACCTCTTCCGGTCTCATTTGTGGGAAGAACAATACATCTTGAATGGATACATTGTTGGTCATAATCATTGCCAAACGATCGATTCCAATACCAATTCCAGAAGTTGGCGGCATACCATATTCCAAAGCACGTAAAAAGTCGTGGTCAATAAACATTGCTTCGTCATCACCGCGTTCCATCAATTTAATTTGTTCTTCAAAACGTTCACGTTGATCGATTGGATCGTTTAATTCTGAA
This Bacteroidota bacterium DNA region includes the following protein-coding sequences:
- a CDS encoding recombinase family protein produces the protein MREKLLRGEWIGNAPTGYAFVKGAPTQTIIFSDKGEAIKQAFIWRANGMTYDQIIEKLKCLGINMPKQTLGGIFSNPFYCGFMSHNLLNGEVIKGKHPPLIDEDLFLRANELKKTDGFKVNKANDNLPLKVFVKDAETGAPFTGYIVKKKGLYYYKVNRIGIKVNRSIKIMHGKFEELLSNYTVNSAYVEPLEKQLRYTWENLTETSTSEKKALSLKLNEVEEEFYNLRKRHAIGSVSLDIYEEFSTEMKKRKEGIMESLEKLEQKLSNPKELINFACRLSANLAPVWASGDYYQKQTFQNVVFPSGLVYDTKIEHYRTPEVNRVIAQIALLSKGLGEIKKPDFSNFEEKSGLVPGTGVEPVRFPTGV
- a CDS encoding ribose-phosphate pyrophosphokinase — encoded protein: MNYKVKIFSGSTTRTLAENIAKTYGQELGKVSLLRFSDGEMQTSYEETVRGSDVFIIQSTMPPVDNLFELLLMIDAAKRASAHQIIAVLPYFGYARQDRKDQPRVAIGAKMVANLLSAAGATRIITMDLHADQIQGFFDFPVDHLYASSIFLPYIQGLNLPNLTMAAPDMGGSKRANAYAKFLKSDIVICYKQRAKANVIESMTVIGDVEGKDIVLVDDLIDTGGTLTKAADMMLDRGANSVRAVCTHAVLSGKAYENIEKSRITELVVTDTIPLTQQSSKIKVVSVADLFAKVLHSVHSFESISSNFIVS
- a CDS encoding 50S ribosomal protein L25/general stress protein Ctc, whose protein sequence is MKSVSISGSPRANVGKTDATALRNAKRVPCVLYGGKEQVHFSVLEADFKDLIYTPHVNTVDLDVDGKKFKAILQEAQFHTVKDHLLHVDFLEIVAGKPVTMNIPVKTTGTSPGVRNGGKLNKKLKTLRVKGLVEKMPDTIDIAIDTLEIGQGVRVSDLKFDGLTFLNAPNVTVVSVQVTRAVAAEEAKTATPAAATPAAAAAAKPAAKK
- a CDS encoding aminoacyl-tRNA hydrolase, with amino-acid sequence MSKFLIVGLGNIGDEYENTRHNIGFTILDTIAQENNFKFTVDKLASIATYKFKGKTLILIKPSTYMNLSGKAVNYWMQAEKIQKENILVLTDDLALPFGSVRMKGKGSDGGHNGLKNIQETLASSEYPRLRFGVGNEFSKGKQVDYVLGKWTDEEKKALEPRVKLAIEMIQGFATIGLQRTMSAYNNK
- a CDS encoding T9SS type A sorting domain-containing protein encodes the protein MFTLDLNNAAGKSTIRVYDIVGNVIHTSETTSNTKQTLDLSTVANGSYFVSITNNTTTTTKKIVVNK
- the uvrC gene encoding excinuclease ABC subunit UvrC, producing the protein MSTIVKSLPDNPGVYQYYDAEGKIIYVGKAKNLKKRVSSYFNKDQSENGKTQILVKKIVDIKFIIVDTELDALLLENNLIKKYQPRYNVLLKDDKTYPWICIKNERFPRVFTTRNIVKDGSVYFGPYASVKVMHTVLDLIKQLFKLRNCNLNLTEENIQAKKFKVCLEYHIGNCKAPCIANETEEEYNQTIANIKEIIKGNINSASKHLKSILQTHVEKLEFEKAHIIKEKIDALEKFQSKSTVVSPTITNVDVFSITSDEKNAYVNFLKVVNGSIIQGHTIELKKKLDESDQELLALSIVELRERFHSDAKEVIVPFEIETEFPGIEFTVPQRGDKKHLLELSERNVNYYKREKIKQESLIDPERHTKRILEQMKKDLRLTEEPRHIECFDNSNFQGAYPVAAMTVFKDCKPSKKDYRHFNIKTVEGPDDFASMEEIIYRRYKRVQEENQSMPQLIVIDGGKGQLSSALESLDKLGLRGKVAIIGIAKKLEEIYFPGDSIPLYLDKRSESLKIIQQIRDEAHRFGITHHRSKRDKGTLKTELTEIKGISDTTAQKLLSHFKSVKKVKEATEVELAEIAGKAKAKLIIDFYKSQP
- a CDS encoding glycosyltransferase family 39 protein — its product is MNRANKKSILLLVLFLFAVSALLYRTTIFLPPSFIHAWTQSERYAIALQFLQNGFDIFHPATFNLQTLDGVTRMDFPLNEFIVALLMKLFGTTSPIVFRLYTICISITGLTFLYLLAKKMTQSELKSWVVVAFVFFSPLYTYYQAGFIPCVPAIAFVFIAYYFFHAYKTEGNKTHFYWSILFFLLAALIRLPFLIFLIGLVMQQSYVAIKQKKIVKQEVIAFLLAFILFGMYFRYNVHIGIVYGNMFLDKFLPAKSFSEFIVIIQYIYDHWLLQYYTFWHLVLLVLAVALTFLSFRRTRSIENKAMWFNLFFVGGGAVLYFLLMAAQYFDHDYYFLDSLFVPVVLLFLLSIKNISIETETRKLFFFFFSVICMMFMFGDSRKNQRERYTAGNDDRVEITRKNFEGAATFLDQIGIPADSKMLVIDAYSTNIPLYMMNRKGYTVYQTNRDNAAITLFWSKWDYVVIQDQFLFSDVLRYYPIVASVIEPVAGNGKITVYKRSTGFKRKSIEELLQLEKKQVVANEFTDFEKNENKHFTGFDQVMYSEKFRSSVSKLDTLIEFGVSYQVGVNELNSKNNLSLKVGFDFMSQDLTGIKVVVTTANRGKTKHYQSCLLADFYKGSSGIQKGEFYFNLPAFYNANDILSVYLWNPANKKLQYDNFRVAIYKNQ